In Vogesella indigofera, a single window of DNA contains:
- the murC gene encoding UDP-N-acetylmuramate--L-alanine ligase, protein MKHRVKHIHFVGIGGVGMCGIAEVLLNLGYTVSGSDMADNAATKRLTEQGARIFFGHDATYIKGADVVVTSTAVKADNPEVQEAQANHVPVIPRAMMLAELMRFKQGIAIAGTHGKTTTTSLTASVLGAANLDPTFVIGGKLTAAGTNARLGSGDYLVAEADESDASFLYLQPVMSVVTNIDADHMDTYDHSFDKLKQAFVDFIHHLPFYGRAVLCVDDEHVRSIVPQLKKPVTTYGLDDSADVYAENVVADAGQMHFDVVVKADGLRFPVTLNMPGRHNVLNALAATAIGLECGAEVEAIQRGLAEFAGVGRRFQRYGELPAKDGGSYTLIDDYGHHPVEMAATLAAVRGAFPQKRLVLAFQPHRYSRTRDLFEDFVKVLNGVDCLLLAEVYAAGEAPIVAADGRALTRAVRVGGKVEPVFVEQITDMPQTISDMVRDGDVVITMGAGSIGGIPAKLVAASKA, encoded by the coding sequence ATGAAACATCGCGTCAAACACATACACTTTGTCGGCATCGGCGGCGTCGGCATGTGCGGCATCGCCGAGGTGCTGCTGAACCTGGGCTACACCGTGTCCGGTTCCGACATGGCCGACAACGCCGCCACCAAGCGCCTGACCGAGCAGGGCGCGCGCATCTTCTTTGGCCATGACGCCACCTACATCAAGGGTGCCGACGTGGTGGTGACCTCCACCGCGGTGAAGGCCGACAACCCGGAAGTGCAGGAAGCACAGGCCAACCACGTGCCGGTGATTCCGCGCGCGATGATGCTGGCCGAGCTGATGCGCTTCAAGCAGGGCATCGCCATCGCTGGCACCCACGGCAAGACCACCACCACCAGCCTGACCGCGTCGGTGCTGGGTGCGGCCAACCTTGACCCGACCTTCGTGATCGGCGGCAAGCTGACTGCGGCTGGCACCAATGCCCGCCTCGGCAGCGGCGACTACCTGGTGGCCGAGGCCGACGAATCGGACGCCTCCTTCCTCTATCTGCAGCCGGTGATGTCGGTGGTGACCAATATCGACGCCGACCACATGGACACCTACGACCACAGCTTCGACAAGCTGAAGCAGGCGTTCGTCGACTTCATCCACCACCTGCCGTTCTACGGCCGTGCCGTGCTGTGCGTCGACGACGAGCACGTGCGCAGCATCGTGCCGCAGCTGAAAAAACCGGTCACCACCTACGGTCTGGATGACAGCGCCGATGTCTACGCCGAAAACGTGGTCGCCGATGCCGGCCAGATGCACTTCGACGTGGTGGTGAAGGCCGACGGCCTGCGCTTCCCGGTGACGCTGAACATGCCGGGCCGCCACAACGTGCTCAACGCGCTGGCCGCCACCGCCATCGGTCTAGAGTGCGGCGCGGAGGTGGAAGCGATCCAGCGCGGTCTTGCCGAGTTTGCCGGTGTCGGTCGCCGCTTCCAGCGCTACGGCGAACTGCCGGCCAAGGATGGCGGCAGCTACACCCTGATCGACGACTACGGCCACCATCCGGTGGAAATGGCGGCGACGCTGGCCGCGGTGCGCGGCGCCTTCCCGCAGAAGCGGCTGGTGCTGGCGTTCCAACCACACCGCTACAGCCGTACCCGCGACCTGTTCGAGGACTTCGTCAAGGTATTGAACGGCGTCGACTGCCTGTTGCTGGCGGAAGTGTACGCCGCCGGCGAGGCACCGATCGTGGCGGCCGACGGCCGCGCGCTGACGCGGGCGGTACGGGTTGGCGGCAAGGTGGAGCCGGTGTTCGTCGAGCAGATCACCGACATGCCGCAGACCATCAGCGACATGGTGCGTGACGGTGACGTGGTGATCACCATGGGCGCCGGTTCCATCGGCGGCATCCCGGCCAAGCTGGTCGCGGCGAGCAAGGCATAA
- the murG gene encoding undecaprenyldiphospho-muramoylpentapeptide beta-N-acetylglucosaminyltransferase codes for MTKRTVMVMAAGTGGHIVPGIAVARELQQRGWQVLWVGTERGMENKLVPPTGIPLIRLAFHGVRGKGLLGSVKGVLQLGAAFVRSLKLMFEHRPDVILGMGGYVCLPTGLAGALLWKPLVMVNADAGLLLSNKALLPFADHLACGFDGEAAKLNKAVVTGNPVRAEIEQMTPPAERFAGRTGPLRVLVVGGSLGAKVLNDTLPQALALLPAEARPLLTHQTGDKNFDAVQQAYAAAGLKVGHDITLLPFIDNMAALLADCDVILCRAGAITISELCAAGVPSILVPLVVSTTSHQRDNAAWMAAHGAAIHLPQQDMNPQQLASLLAGLTRPQLLQMAKQARTLAKPAAAAKVADLCQALADTE; via the coding sequence ATGACAAAACGCACGGTGATGGTAATGGCGGCAGGCACGGGTGGACACATCGTCCCCGGCATCGCCGTTGCCCGCGAGCTGCAACAGCGCGGCTGGCAAGTGCTGTGGGTCGGCACCGAGCGTGGCATGGAAAACAAGCTGGTGCCGCCGACCGGCATCCCGCTGATCCGGCTGGCGTTCCACGGCGTGCGCGGCAAGGGACTACTGGGTTCGGTAAAAGGCGTGCTGCAGCTGGGGGCCGCCTTTGTGCGCAGCCTGAAGCTGATGTTCGAACACCGTCCGGACGTGATCCTCGGCATGGGCGGTTACGTGTGCCTGCCGACCGGTCTTGCCGGCGCGCTGCTGTGGAAGCCGCTGGTGATGGTCAACGCCGACGCCGGTCTGCTGCTGAGCAACAAGGCGCTGTTGCCGTTTGCCGATCATCTGGCCTGCGGCTTTGACGGTGAGGCTGCCAAGCTGAACAAGGCGGTGGTCACCGGCAACCCGGTGCGCGCCGAGATCGAGCAGATGACGCCGCCGGCCGAGCGCTTTGCCGGCCGTACTGGCCCGCTGCGCGTGCTGGTGGTCGGTGGCAGCCTGGGCGCCAAGGTGCTCAACGACACCCTGCCGCAGGCGCTGGCACTGCTGCCGGCCGAGGCGCGGCCGCTGTTGACGCACCAGACCGGCGACAAGAATTTCGATGCCGTGCAGCAGGCGTATGCCGCTGCCGGGCTGAAGGTTGGCCACGACATTACCTTGCTGCCGTTTATCGACAATATGGCGGCGCTGCTGGCCGACTGCGACGTGATCCTGTGCCGTGCCGGCGCGATCACCATCAGCGAACTGTGCGCCGCCGGCGTGCCCAGCATCCTGGTGCCGCTGGTGGTGTCCACCACCTCGCACCAGCGCGACAACGCGGCGTGGATGGCGGCCCATGGCGCGGCCATCCATCTGCCGCAACAAGACATGAATCCGCAGCAACTGGCCAGCCTGCTGGCGGGGCTGACCCGTCCGCAGCTTCTGCAGATGGCCAAACAGGCACGAACGCTGGCCAAGCCGGCCGCGGCGGCCAAAGTGGCCGACCTGTGCCAGGCGCTGGCGGATACCGAATAG
- the ftsW gene encoding putative lipid II flippase FtsW encodes MHAARSRYHHSTAITVMDEALMWAIALLLSVSLVMVFSASIANAEADPATNSPYFYLMRHMVFMVIGLSAAAMTFMIPMAWWQQYAGKFFLFAGFLLVLVLIPGIGRVVNGSRRWINLIVLNFQPSEVMKLAAVIYAADYTVRKAAKLHSFSQGFLPILMAIVLVAFLLLAEPDFGALMVVMSITMGIVFLGGINLRIFAGLALMAVAAIGLLIVTSPYRVKRVLGFLDPWEDPYGKGYQLSHSLIAIGRGEWLGVGLGGSIEKLFYLPEAHTDFIMAVISEEFGFIGICVVLGLYAWIVRRAFHIGTEAKKLERYYPSLVAQGIGIWLGIQTFFNVGVNMGLLPTKGLTLPLMSFGGSAMLCNLASLAVLLRVDYENRRLMRGFKV; translated from the coding sequence ATGCACGCCGCGCGCAGCCGCTACCACCACAGCACCGCCATCACCGTGATGGACGAGGCGCTGATGTGGGCGATTGCGCTGTTGCTGTCGGTCAGCCTGGTGATGGTGTTCTCGGCGTCAATTGCCAACGCCGAGGCCGATCCGGCGACCAACAGCCCGTACTTCTACCTGATGCGCCACATGGTGTTCATGGTGATCGGGCTGTCGGCGGCGGCAATGACCTTCATGATCCCGATGGCGTGGTGGCAGCAGTACGCGGGCAAGTTTTTCCTGTTCGCCGGCTTCCTGCTGGTGCTGGTGCTGATTCCCGGCATCGGCCGGGTGGTGAACGGCTCGCGGCGCTGGATCAACCTGATCGTGCTGAATTTCCAGCCGTCGGAAGTGATGAAGCTGGCGGCGGTGATCTACGCCGCCGACTACACCGTGCGCAAGGCGGCCAAGCTGCACAGTTTCAGCCAGGGTTTCCTGCCGATCCTGATGGCGATCGTGCTGGTGGCCTTCCTGCTGCTGGCGGAGCCGGACTTCGGCGCGCTGATGGTGGTGATGAGCATCACCATGGGCATCGTGTTCCTCGGCGGCATCAACCTGCGCATCTTTGCCGGGCTGGCGTTGATGGCGGTGGCGGCGATCGGCCTGCTGATCGTGACCTCGCCGTACCGGGTGAAGCGGGTGCTGGGTTTCCTCGATCCGTGGGAAGACCCGTACGGCAAGGGTTACCAGCTGTCGCACTCGCTGATCGCCATCGGCCGTGGCGAGTGGCTGGGCGTCGGCCTCGGCGGCAGCATCGAGAAGCTGTTCTACCTGCCGGAGGCACACACCGACTTCATCATGGCGGTGATCTCGGAGGAATTCGGTTTCATCGGCATCTGCGTGGTGCTGGGGCTGTATGCGTGGATTGTGCGGCGTGCCTTCCACATCGGCACCGAGGCGAAGAAGCTGGAACGCTACTACCCGTCGCTGGTGGCGCAGGGCATCGGTATCTGGCTGGGGATCCAGACCTTTTTCAACGTCGGCGTCAACATGGGCCTGCTGCCGACCAAGGGTCTGACCCTGCCGCTGATGTCCTTCGGCGGCTCGGCGATGCTGTGCAACCTCGCGTCGCTGGCGGTGCTGTTGCGGGTGGATTATGAAAACCGCCGCCTCATGCGAGGTTTCAAGGTTTAA
- a CDS encoding D-alanine--D-alanine ligase, with the protein MKQFGKVAVIMGGSSAEREVSLMSGNGVLAALQSKGVDAHKFDPSEKPLSALQTEGFARVFNILHGPFGEDGTLQGALESMAIPYTGCGVMASAICMDKWRTKLLWKGAGLPIPDFELLSDDSDFDAIEARLGLPIFVKPSTEGSSIGVTKVKEHGGLKAAYAEARQYDDIVIAEQFIGGGEYTCAIIDGKAYPTIKIEPATEYYDYQAKYFRDDTVYRCPSGLAPEVEQRARELALQAFRVLGCRGWARIDFLMDEAGGIYLLEANTNPGMTSHSLVPMAARVEGLSYEDLCVQVLAAAHVG; encoded by the coding sequence ATGAAGCAATTTGGCAAGGTGGCAGTGATCATGGGCGGCAGCTCCGCCGAGCGCGAAGTGTCGCTGATGAGCGGCAACGGCGTGCTGGCCGCGCTGCAGAGCAAGGGCGTCGATGCGCACAAGTTCGACCCGTCGGAAAAGCCGTTGTCGGCGCTGCAGACAGAAGGTTTTGCCCGCGTGTTCAACATCCTGCACGGCCCGTTCGGCGAGGACGGCACGCTGCAGGGCGCGCTGGAGAGCATGGCCATTCCCTATACCGGCTGCGGCGTGATGGCGTCGGCGATCTGTATGGACAAGTGGCGCACCAAGCTGCTGTGGAAGGGCGCCGGCCTGCCGATCCCGGATTTCGAGCTGCTGAGCGACGACAGCGATTTTGACGCCATCGAGGCCCGCCTCGGCCTGCCGATCTTCGTGAAGCCGTCCACCGAGGGCTCCAGCATCGGCGTCACCAAGGTGAAGGAACACGGTGGCTTGAAGGCGGCGTACGCCGAGGCGCGCCAGTACGACGATATCGTGATTGCCGAGCAGTTCATCGGCGGCGGCGAGTACACCTGCGCCATCATCGACGGCAAGGCCTACCCGACCATCAAGATCGAGCCGGCCACCGAGTACTACGACTACCAGGCCAAGTATTTCCGCGACGACACCGTCTATCGCTGCCCGTCCGGACTCGCGCCGGAGGTGGAGCAGCGCGCGCGTGAACTGGCGCTGCAGGCATTCCGCGTGCTGGGTTGCCGCGGCTGGGCGCGCATCGACTTCCTGATGGACGAAGCCGGCGGCATCTACCTGCTGGAAGCCAACACCAATCCGGGCATGACCAGCCATAGCCTAGTGCCGATGGCGGCGCGGGTCGAGGGGCTGTCCTACGAAGATCTGTGCGTACAGGTGCTGGCGGCAGCTCATGTGGGATAA
- the ftsA gene encoding cell division protein FtsA, with amino-acid sequence MLVGLDIGTSKIVAIVAEVLEEGQINIIGMGQVPSRGLKRGMVVNIESTVQAIQRALEEAELMADCKIHQVFTGIAGSHIKSVNSHGMVAIKDREVTPMDIERVIETARAVTIPPDHQVLHILTQEYSIDGQEGVREPLGMSGVRLEAKVHIVTGAVSAAQNVAKCVRRCGLEVSDLVLQPMASAMAVLSEDEKELGVCLIDIGGGTTDIAVYTNGAIRHTAVIPIAGDQITNDIAMALRTPTKEAEDIKIQHGVALVSLADASQMIEVPGVGERGPRQMSRATLAEVIEPRVEELFQLVQQELRRSGFEEVLSSGMVITGGASLMPGMVELAEEVFHMPVRIGVPKYVGGLSEVVKNPRFSTGVGLLQYGKDQMNPRAHHKVDDGGVGQMFQKMKAWFAGNF; translated from the coding sequence ATGCTGGTCGGCCTGGATATCGGGACCTCGAAGATCGTCGCGATCGTTGCCGAGGTGCTGGAAGAGGGCCAGATCAACATCATCGGCATGGGCCAGGTGCCGTCGCGCGGCTTGAAGCGCGGCATGGTGGTCAACATCGAGTCCACGGTGCAGGCGATCCAGCGTGCGCTGGAAGAGGCCGAACTGATGGCCGACTGCAAGATCCACCAGGTGTTTACCGGCATCGCCGGCAGCCACATCAAGAGCGTCAATTCGCACGGCATGGTGGCGATCAAGGACCGCGAGGTGACGCCGATGGACATCGAGCGCGTGATCGAAACCGCGCGCGCGGTGACCATTCCGCCGGATCACCAGGTGCTGCACATCCTGACCCAGGAATACAGCATCGACGGTCAGGAAGGCGTGCGCGAGCCGCTGGGCATGAGCGGCGTGCGCCTGGAGGCCAAGGTGCACATCGTCACCGGCGCGGTATCCGCCGCGCAGAACGTGGCCAAGTGCGTGCGCCGCTGCGGGCTGGAAGTGTCCGACCTGGTGCTGCAGCCGATGGCGTCGGCGATGGCGGTGCTGTCCGAGGACGAGAAGGAACTCGGCGTCTGCCTGATCGACATCGGTGGCGGCACCACCGATATCGCGGTGTACACCAACGGTGCCATCCGCCATACCGCGGTGATCCCGATTGCCGGTGACCAGATCACCAACGACATCGCCATGGCGCTGCGTACCCCGACCAAGGAAGCGGAAGACATCAAGATCCAGCACGGCGTGGCGCTGGTGTCGCTGGCCGATGCCTCGCAGATGATTGAGGTTCCGGGCGTCGGCGAGCGCGGTCCGCGCCAGATGTCGCGCGCCACGCTGGCCGAAGTGATCGAGCCGCGGGTGGAAGAACTGTTCCAGCTGGTGCAGCAGGAGCTGCGCCGCAGCGGTTTCGAGGAAGTGTTGTCGTCCGGCATGGTGATTACCGGCGGCGCCAGCCTGATGCCGGGCATGGTCGAGCTGGCCGAGGAAGTGTTCCACATGCCGGTGCGTATCGGCGTGCCGAAGTATGTCGGCGGTCTGTCGGAAGTGGTGAAGAATCCGCGCTTCTCGACCGGCGTCGGCCTGTTGCAGTACGGCAAGGACCAGATGAATCCGCGCGCCCACCACAAGGTGGACGATGGCGGCGTAGGACAAATGTTTCAAAAAATGAAAGCCTGGTTTGCCGGAAATTTCTGA
- a CDS encoding cell division protein FtsQ/DivIB codes for MWDNHAVLRALANMLLLAALLMLLYSAGVWLTHSPLFPVKRIAIGGQFVKVTPVQLKYIAQHELSGTFFTLDINKTRGAFEKLPWVREAQVRRTWPDRLQITIAEHVAVARWGESGLISKEGRWFDAASDQPLPVLFGPAGSEKEMVQALHTFGPVLAQARLKVRQLWLSERRAWKMELDNGVMLELGRGPVKERLARFVEYWPRSLATMPYRIEYIDLRYPNGFAVKMPEYQASTATANKL; via the coding sequence ATGTGGGATAACCATGCGGTACTGCGCGCGCTGGCGAACATGCTGTTACTGGCCGCGCTGCTGATGTTGCTGTACAGCGCCGGGGTGTGGTTGACGCACTCGCCGCTGTTTCCGGTCAAGCGGATCGCGATTGGCGGCCAGTTCGTGAAGGTGACACCGGTGCAGTTGAAGTACATCGCGCAGCACGAGCTGTCCGGCACCTTCTTCACGCTGGACATCAACAAGACGCGCGGTGCGTTCGAGAAGCTGCCGTGGGTGCGCGAGGCGCAGGTGAGGCGCACGTGGCCGGATCGCCTGCAGATCACCATCGCGGAACATGTCGCGGTGGCGCGCTGGGGCGAAAGCGGGCTGATCAGCAAGGAAGGCCGCTGGTTCGATGCGGCCAGTGACCAGCCGCTGCCGGTGCTGTTCGGGCCGGCGGGCAGTGAAAAGGAAATGGTACAGGCCCTGCACACGTTCGGGCCGGTACTGGCACAGGCCAGGCTGAAAGTGCGGCAATTGTGGTTGAGCGAGCGCCGCGCCTGGAAGATGGAACTGGATAACGGGGTAATGCTGGAGCTGGGACGTGGCCCGGTGAAGGAGCGGTTGGCGCGGTTTGTCGAATACTGGCCGCGCAGCCTGGCCACCATGCCGTATCGCATCGAGTACATCGACCTGCGTTACCCCAATGGATTTGCCGTGAAGATGCCGGAATACCAGGCAAGCACGGCAACAGCAAACAAGCTTTGA